The genomic DNA GGGCCGCAGCGTCACGTCGCGCGGCGCGCTCTCGATCGCGTGGGCGAGCCCGGCGACGGTGGGGCGCTCGATGAAAGCGGGCAGCGAGATATCGACGTCCCACGCCGTGCGGACGCGGGCAAGCACGAGGGCAGCGAGCAGCGAGTTGCCTCCGAGATCGAAGAAGTCGTCCTCGACCCCCACGTCGTCGACGCCGAGCACGGCGGCCCACACCCGGGCGATCTCGTTTTCCCGGGGCGTCCGGGGGGCCAGCCGCGTCGTCGGGCCGGACTCGGCGCGGCCCGCGAGAGGTAGAGGCAGGGCGCGGCGGTCGATCTTGCCATTGCCGTCCACGGGTAGGCGATCGAGGACGATCAAGGCGGAGGGCACCATCACGTCGGGGAGCCGTGGCGCGAGGGCGCGTCGGAGCTCGCTCGCGTTGAGGGTCCGGGTAAGCTGCGGGACCAGGTAGGCGACGAGCCGCGCCGCGCCCGGCTCGTCCTCGCGTACGAGCACGACCGCCTCGGCTACCCCGGAAAGGGCGAGCAGCGCGGCCTCCACCTCCGCGACCTCGACCCGTTGCCCGCGCACCTTGCTATGCCCGTCGCGCCGACCGAGCATCTCGAGCATCCCGTCCGCGCGGAGACGGCCGAGATCGCCGGTCCGATACAGGCGCGTGTCCGGCCGGCCGGGCTCCGCGACGAAGCGTGCCGCGGTGAGCGCGGGTTGCTTCCAGTAGCCCATGGCGAGGTACGCGCTGCGCACTGCGATCTCGCCCGTCTCGCCGGCCGCGACCGGGCGGCCGCCCTCGTCGAGCAGCACGACCTCCATGTCCTCCACCGGAGCGCCGATCGGCACCACGCCCTCGGGAACGGGCTCGCGCGCGGCAAAGAAGAACTGGCGCACGAGGCCGCACTCCGTCGCCCCGAGCCCGTTGACGAGCACGCAGTCAGGCCCGAAGCGCTCACGGAACAAGGCGAGGTCGCTCGGGGTCGCGCGATCGCCCTCGAGTCGGACCACGCGGAGGGCAGGCAGAGGGCGCCCGGAGCCGGCCGCCAGGCGGAAGAGCGCGGGCACCGAGTGATAGATGGTGATGGCCTCGGCGGCGAGCCATTCGGCGATGCGCTGCCCGCCGTCGCGCGCCACGTCGAAGGGGAAGACGGCGGCGCCGTTCAGCAGGGCGCCGAACAAGCTCGAGACCGCCCCGCTGAAGGTCGGCCCCTGCAGCAGCGTGAGGCGATCGTCCGCGCAGAGGTGCAGCGTGTTCGTGTAGCGCATGATGTTGTGCAGCACGTTGCGATGCGTGTCGACCACGCCCTTGGGCCGGCCGGTCGAGCCGGAGGTGTAGAAAATGTACGCGCCCGCGTCCGGCGCGACGTCCACCGTCGGAGGCGTGTCGGCGCCGAGCGCGCCGCGGGCGTCGAGCGCCAGCACCTCCGCCCGGGGCGCCGCCCGGCGCGCGAGGTCCGCGTGCGCGGCCAGCGTCAGCACGAGCCGCGCCTCCGCATCACCGATGGCGTCGGCGAGCCGCGCCTCGGGGTGCGTGGGATCCAGCGGCACGTAGATCGCGCCTGCCTTGAGCGCGCCGAGCACCGCGGTGACCTGACCCACGCTCTGCGGCAGGAGCAAGACCACCGGCTCGTTGCCCCCGCCGAGCCGGTCGAGCACGGCGTGCGCGACGCGGTTGGCGGCCTGATCGAGGGCCTCATAGGTCAGTCGCTCCGCGCCCATCGTCAGGGCGAGGCGGCCGGGGTGGCGGGCGACCTGCTCGGCGAATCGCGCCGTGAGCGAGCCCTCGAGAGCCGCCCGCGGGAACGGAACGAACGGGTTGGTCGGTCTCCCGTCGGGGCCGGGGCAGGATCGTGGCGATGCCGTCATAGGTCAACCGTGGTGGCGACTATCTAATGAAATCGGCATGCCAAGGTCAACCCGCAGGCAAACGGCGAGAATCCATCGCATTTTCGCCCATGTAGGTCTTGCGCTGTGAAGACTGTCAAGCGTGCCGACAGCGAGGCTTGCCGGGCGCCGGGCGCAGAGCTAGAGTGCCGAGTGGATGCGGCGCGTCGTCCTTGTGTCACTGCTCCTGCTCGGTGCCGGGTTCCTGCGAGAGCGGGCGGGCCGGAGGCGGGCGGAGCGATCCCTCGGCGAGCGGCTTCGCTTCGAAACCTTGCTCACAGATCACACCGCCACGTTCAGCCGTGTCTCCGCCGCCGACGTGGATCGTGAGATCGAGAGGGCGCTGCGCCACATCGCCGACTTCCTCGGGGTCGACTGGGGTAGCTTCGCCGAGTACTCGACGGACGAGCGAACCGCCCGGATCACCCACGCGTGGGTCGCCGAGGGCGTGGATCGTCAACCGTCGAGCCTCGGGTTCGAGGAGCTGCCCTGGATCCTGGGGCGCCTTCAGCGGGGCGAGGTGGTGCGATTCTCCCGCCTCGACGAGCTCCCGGACGGCCCGGCGGCTGTGGATCGGCGCACGCTCCGCGCGCTCGGCATCATGTCCCATGTCGCGGTGCCGCTGATCGTCGAGGGCGTCGTGATGGGCGCCGTGGCGTTCAGCACACTGCGGCGCGAGCGAGCCTGGCGAGATGACTTCGTCCAGCGGCTCCGCTTGCTCGGCGAGGTGTTCGTCAATGCCCTGTCGCGCCGCCGTGGAGAGATGGAAGGGCAGCGTCTCCGCGGGGAGCTCGCCCATACCGGGCGCGTCGCGACGGTCGGGGCCCTGACCACCACGCTCGCCCACGAGCTCAATCAGCCCCTGACCGCCATCCTGAGCAATGCGGAGGCCGCCGAGCAGCTCCTCGAGGGCCCGGCGCCTCGGCTCGAGGGGCTTCGCGAGATCCTGCAGGACATCGTCAAGGACGACCGGCGCGCGGTCGAGGTGATCCGCCGTCTGCGCGGGCTTCTTGCGAAGGGCACGGTGGAACCTGCCGCGCTCGACGTCAACGAGATCGTCGCGGAGGTCGCACGGCTCGTGAGTGCCGATGCGGCGGTCCGCGACGTGTCGGTGCGCCTCGATCTGGCGCCCGACTTGCCGCCCGTCTGGGGGGATCGCGTTCAGCTCCAGCAGGTGGTCCTGAACCTGCTCTTGAATGCGCTGGACGCGATGGCTGACGCGGATCGAGGCGGCCGGCGACTCCTCCTCGAGACCGCCCGCGGGGGGCCGCGGAGCGTGCGGATCGCGGTACGGGACTCGGGGACCGGCCTCGACGCGGCGACTCTCGGCCAGATCTTCGAGGCCTTCTATTCCACGAAGTCGACCGGCATGGGCATGGGGCTCACGATCGCGCGCCAGATCGTCGAGGCGCACGGCGGTCGCCTGGAGGCGGGGAACAACGCGGAAGGTGGCGCGACCTTCTCCTTCACCCTGCCCACTGGAGGCGCACGATGACGAGCGTGTCTCCCGCCTCGATGGTGTTCGTCGTCGATGACGACGCCTCGGTGCGCAAGAGCCTGACGAGGCTCCTCACGGGCGCGGGCTTCGAGGTCGAGCCGTTCGCCTCCGTCCAGGCCTTCCTCGCGCGCCGTCGCCACGATGGCCCGTGCTGCCTCGTGCTCGACGTGCGCATGCCCGGCTTGACCGGGCTCGACCTCCAGGAGGCGCTCACCGCGGCGGGCCGGCTCTTGTCCATCGTCTTCATCACCGGCTTCGTCGACGTGCGCGAGAGCGTGAAGGCGATGAAAGGCGGCGCCGTCGACTTTCTGACGAAGCCCGTCGCGGCCACCGAGCTGGTGGCGGCGATCCGACGCGGGATCGCCCGGGGGGTCCGCGAGGAGAAGGAGCAAGCCCGCCGGGCGGAGATCCGGGATCGCGTGAAGGCCCTCACCCCACGCGAGGCCGAAGTGTTCGCGCGGGTCGTGACGGGGATGCTGAACAAGCAGATCGCCCGCGAGCTGGGCGTCGTCGAGAAGACCGTGAAGGTGCATCGCGCGCAGGTGATGGTCAAGATGCAGGCGGGATCCCTGGCCGAGCTCGTCCAGCTGGCCGGTGAGGCGGGGGTGCTCGCCGCGATCCCCTGACGGGGTCGGGACCGCCCGTGACCAAAGTCCCCGTGACCAAGGTCCAATGTCGCTCGCGCCACGCTCCTGTAGCATCAGATCAGTGTCTGGCGTCGGCTTCCCATCCAGCCTCTGCGCGGTACCGCTCGTCTCGATCGTCGATGACGACCCTTCCGTGCGCCGCGCGCTCCAGCGCCTGATCGAGGCCGCGGGCTACGCCGTGGAGACCTTCGCGTCGGGGGAGGACTTCCTCGATGCCACGCCCTGGGGCCGCAGCGCGTGCCTGATCATCGACATCCACATGGTGGGCATGACGGGGCTCGAGCTGCAGGAGCGGCTGATGGCGCGGGGCAGCGCGGCGCCCGTCATCTTCATCACCGCGATCGACGACGCTCCGACACGCGAGCGGGTCGGGCTGTCCGGCGCCGCCGCATACCTGCCGAAGCCGTTCGACCGGAAGACGCTCCTCGGAGCCATCCAGGGAGCAATCGCGTCGCACGACTGAAGAAGCCGTGCGGAGGGGGCGAGCGGGGAGGGGAACGGCCAGTAGGGCCGTTCCCCTGAGGTGGTCGGCTCCAGCCTAGAAGTCGCCGCCCCCGTACGGCATGGACGGCGCGGCCGCCTTTTCCTCGCGCGCGTCGGTGATCAGAGCCTCGGTGGTCAGGAGCAGGGACGCAATCGACGCGGCATTCTGCAGGGCCACGCGCTCGACCTTGGTGGGATCGATGATCCCGGCCTTGATCATGTCGACATACTCGTTGGTCTCGGCGTTGAAGCCGAAGGCGGTCTCCTTGGAGCCCTTGACCTTCTCGACGACGACCGACCCTTCGAGGCCGGCGTTCTGGACGATCTGCCGGATTGGCTCCTCGAGGGCGCGCAGGACGATGCGGGCCCCGGTGGCTTCGTCGCCCGAGAGCTTGAGGCCGTCGAGACCCTTCGCGGCCCGGAGCAGCGCGACGCCTCCGCCGGGCACGATACCTTCCTCGACCGCCGCCCGCGTCGCGTTGAGGGCGTCCTCGACGCGCGCCTTCCGCTCCTTCATCTCGGTTTCCGTGGCCGCCCCTACCTTGACGATGGCGACGCCGCCCGCCAGCTTCGCGAGTCGCTCCTGGAGCTTCTCGCGGTCGTAGTCCGAGGTGGTCTCCTCGATCTGCGCCCGGATCTGCTTGATGCGACCCTCGATCGCCCCGGTCTTGCCGCCTCCGTCGATCACCGTCGCCTTGTCCTTGTCGACGACCACCTTCTTGGCCCGCCCCAGGTCATCGAGCTTGAGGTTCTCGAGCTTGATCCCGAGGTCCTCGGTGATCGCTTTTCCGCCCGTCACGGTGGCGAGGTCTTCGAGCATGGCCTTCCGGCGGTCGCCGAAGCCGGGCGCCTTGACCGCGCAGCAGGCGAGCGTGCCGCGCAGCTTGTTCACCACCAGGGTGGCCAGGGCCTCGCCCTCGACGTCCTCGGCGATGATGAGGAAGGGCTTGCCCGCGTGCGCCACCTGCTCGAGCAGGGGCAGCATCTCCTTCATGACGCTGAGCTTTTTCTCGTGGATGAGGATGAGGCAGTCTTCGAGAACCGCCTCCATGCGGTCCGGATCGGTCACGAAGTAGGGGGAGAGGTAGCCCCGATCGAACTGCATCCCCTCGACGACCTCGAGGGTGGTGTCCATCGCCTTGGCCTCCTCCACCGTGATGACGCCATCCTTGCCGACCTTTTCCATGGCCTCGGCGATGAGGTTTCCGATGGTCTTGTCATTGTTGGAGGCGATGGTGGCGACCTGCGCGATCTCCTTTTTGTCCTTCGTGGACTTCGACATCTTCTTCAGCTCCTCCACCACGCTCTCCACCGCCTGATCGATCCCGCGCTGGAGGGCCATGGGGTTGGCCCCCGCGGTGACGTTCCTCAGGCCCGCGCGGAAGATCGCCTGGGCGAGCACGGTCGCGGTGGTGGTTCCGTCACCCGCGATGTCGGAGGTCTTGGAGGCGACCTCCTTGATCATCTGGGCACCCATGTTCTCGGCGTTGTCCCCGAGCTCGATCTCCTTGGCGACGGTGACGCCGTCCTTGGTGATCGTGGGGCTGCCGAACTTCTTGTCGATCACGACGTTGCGGCCCTTGGGGCCCAGCGTGACGCTCACCGTCCGGGCGATGGTGTTGACGCCGCGCAGGAGCGCGGCGCGAGCTTCCTCATTGAAGACGAGCTGCTTGGGCATTTCGATGTTCCTCCCGCATTCGGTAGGGGTCCGTCATCAGCGGCCGGGCCGCCGCCTCACGAAGAAAGGACGCCGAGGAGGTCCTCCTCCTTCATGACGAGGTACTCTTCGCCGTCCAGGCTGATCTCGCTGCCGGAATACCTCGCGAAGAGCACGCGATCACCCGCCTTGACGTCGAGCGGGGTCTTCTTGCCGTCCTCGGCGACCTTGCCCTTGCCGACGGCGACGATCTTGCCCTCTTGCGGCTTCTCCTTGGCGCTGTCGGGGATGATGATGCCGCGACGGACCGTCTCCTCCTCGACGCGCTTGAGCAGGACTCGGTCGTGGAGTGGGCGGAGCATGGTCTTCCTTGTCGGAGTCATGGCGTGAGTGCCTCCCTCTTCCAGGTGTGAGTGAGCCAGGCGTCGGAGCATGCCAGCGGTCAGACATGCCGATGAGCGAGATGCACTGATCACGTTAGCAGCCGCGGTGGTCCGGCGGCAACTGGACCAAGGTCCAATACCCTCGCCGCGAGTCGCCCCTTAACATGGGAGCTAGACAGGGACCGAGCTGCTCCGCACGGAGGAGGACAATCATGGACCAATCGAAGCGACCCCCGACGTTCAAAGAGAGGTGGGCGGCTTCCCGCCCGACGAAGACACTCGTGTTCTGGTCATGGGTGGGGATCGGCATCCTGACCATGATCGTCGGGTTCAGCTGGGGCGGGTGGGTCACCGGCAGCACCGCGCGGGCGATGGCCGAGGCGCGCGGTGAGGATGCCGTCGTCAAGCGGCTGGCGCCCATGTGCGCGCTTCGGTTCGAGAACGCGTCCGACAAGGAGCAAAGGCTCAAGGAGCTCAAGGACGCGGGGGCCTGGGACCGGGCGGAGTATGTGATGAAGCAGGGATGGGCAACGCTGCCCGGCGACAAGGAGCCGGAGCGGAAGGTCGCCGACGAGTGCGCGAAGCTGCTGGTGGCGGACGCGAAGTAGCTTCGGACGATCCGGAGGTTTCAGATGGCACTCAAACTCTTCGTCCGCGGGCTTGTGTCCACTTCTGACGAGCGGCTGCGGGAGTGGCGGGAGACGGTGGTAGACCGACGGCGCCAGTGCAGGTTGTAGCCATCGCGACCCCCGGAAGCCGGGACTGGCGCTGGCGGATCGTGGACTACTCCGGCGGCACGATGGAGGAGTCACGCGAGACGTTCGCCTCGATAGCGACGGCCCTGGCCTCGGGGGCCAAGAGGCTCACCGACATGAACGCGCTCGCGCGCACGGCGGTCGTCCCGCCCTTCCGGCCGAGGCCCCGGTGAGGGAGCCGGAGAGAAAAAGCACCAGAGAAGGCGTGTAAGCCGGGTCCTGTGAGCCGAGCTTGCGCCCGGCCCGATGGTCATTTCTCTAGGACGCCGGTTACCCGGCGCCTCAAGCGGCCGTACCCGAGAGCGCCACGCGGGCCGCGCTTCACCCGCGCGCCGGGCTTGAGACCCGACGCCGGGATCGCTCTCCTATTTGACCTTGCTCCGGGTGGGGTTTACCGAGCCGGCGCGGTCACCCGCGCCGCTGGTGAGCTCTTACCTCACCGTTTCACCCTTACCGCACGGCGAGGCCGCGCGGCGGTTTGCTTTCTGTGGCACTGGTCCGTGGGGTCGCCCCCCCTGGCCGTTAGCCAGCACCCTGCCCTGTGGAGCCCGGACTTTCCTCCCGCGCGAGTTGCCCCGCGCCGGCGACCATCCGGCCTTCTCTGGTGCCAGTCAAAGAGCGTGTAGAAATCGTGAGAAAGTATAGCACCGTGAGAGAGCCGCTGATCGCGATGGTCATCGTGGTGATGGCGCTCGTAGCGGTGTACCTCTACCTGCAGCTCCTCATGTGGAGCCTTGCTCGGCTCTCCGGCTGGAGGAGGCTCACCGCGCGCTACCCTGGGACGACCGCCGCCCCCGCCCCGCGCCCGCGGTTCGGCTATGCAGTGTTCCGCGGCTGGATCGGCTACAACGGCGGCCTGGTGCTCACCGCCGACGCGCGCGGGCTCTACGTCTCGGCGATGCCGATCGTGCTGGCGCCCTGGCACCCACCCATCTTCATCCCGTGGGGAGAAATTACCGAGATCCGGCTCCGGCGGATTCTCTGGAGCGGATGCTTCGGGATCCGGACGCGGGGCGCGCCCGAGATCGACTTCGCGCTACGCCGGCGCACGTTCGAGCTGGTGCGCGCGGACGCGCAGCGAGCGCACGTGCCCGTGATCGATGGCTGACGGCGCGGAACACCCGGCGCCGCGGCCATGCCGCTCGGTTGTGCGATCGTCGCCCGCCACATATAGTCGGAACATGACGGCGCTCGGACGCGAGCCCTAGGTCGCGATGGATCAGCGGACCCGCCACCGAGTCCTGCAGAAAGTCCTGTGGTCGAGATTCGGGCTGTCCGCCGTTCGCGCGTACCTGGGATTCTCTCGCCGCTGGGAGTACGTCGTGATGAATCGCTCGCTGCTCGGCGAATGCAACGGCGAGCACTGGCTACTGTCGCTGCTCCCTCCCGCGCCCTTCATCATGGATGTCGGCTTCAACCGGGGGGACTTTTCCCGGGAAGCACTGCGACTGCGCCCGCAGGCGCGGATCGTCGGGTTCGAACCGGCGGCGTCCATGCAGCGCGTCTTCGCGAGCGGGTTCGCCGACGAGCCTCGCGTCGAGCTGCTCCCGTTCGCGGTGGGGAACACGCGAGGGGAAGCCGAGTTCCACGACTCGGCCGACGGCAACAGCAGCCTGGTCGATGAGGCGCCGGCGGCGGCGCATACCTACCGGGTGCAGATGGTGACGCTCGACGATCTTG from Candidatus Methylomirabilota bacterium includes the following:
- a CDS encoding ATP-binding protein, translated to MRRVVLVSLLLLGAGFLRERAGRRRAERSLGERLRFETLLTDHTATFSRVSAADVDREIERALRHIADFLGVDWGSFAEYSTDERTARITHAWVAEGVDRQPSSLGFEELPWILGRLQRGEVVRFSRLDELPDGPAAVDRRTLRALGIMSHVAVPLIVEGVVMGAVAFSTLRRERAWRDDFVQRLRLLGEVFVNALSRRRGEMEGQRLRGELAHTGRVATVGALTTTLAHELNQPLTAILSNAEAAEQLLEGPAPRLEGLREILQDIVKDDRRAVEVIRRLRGLLAKGTVEPAALDVNEIVAEVARLVSADAAVRDVSVRLDLAPDLPPVWGDRVQLQQVVLNLLLNALDAMADADRGGRRLLLETARGGPRSVRIAVRDSGTGLDAATLGQIFEAFYSTKSTGMGMGLTIARQIVEAHGGRLEAGNNAEGGATFSFTLPTGGAR
- a CDS encoding response regulator → MTSVSPASMVFVVDDDASVRKSLTRLLTGAGFEVEPFASVQAFLARRRHDGPCCLVLDVRMPGLTGLDLQEALTAAGRLLSIVFITGFVDVRESVKAMKGGAVDFLTKPVAATELVAAIRRGIARGVREEKEQARRAEIRDRVKALTPREAEVFARVVTGMLNKQIARELGVVEKTVKVHRAQVMVKMQAGSLAELVQLAGEAGVLAAIP
- a CDS encoding response regulator, with the translated sequence MSGVGFPSSLCAVPLVSIVDDDPSVRRALQRLIEAAGYAVETFASGEDFLDATPWGRSACLIIDIHMVGMTGLELQERLMARGSAAPVIFITAIDDAPTRERVGLSGAAAYLPKPFDRKTLLGAIQGAIASHD
- the groL gene encoding chaperonin GroEL (60 kDa chaperone family; promotes refolding of misfolded polypeptides especially under stressful conditions; forms two stacked rings of heptamers to form a barrel-shaped 14mer; ends can be capped by GroES; misfolded proteins enter the barrel where they are refolded when GroES binds), which translates into the protein MPKQLVFNEEARAALLRGVNTIARTVSVTLGPKGRNVVIDKKFGSPTITKDGVTVAKEIELGDNAENMGAQMIKEVASKTSDIAGDGTTTATVLAQAIFRAGLRNVTAGANPMALQRGIDQAVESVVEELKKMSKSTKDKKEIAQVATIASNNDKTIGNLIAEAMEKVGKDGVITVEEAKAMDTTLEVVEGMQFDRGYLSPYFVTDPDRMEAVLEDCLILIHEKKLSVMKEMLPLLEQVAHAGKPFLIIAEDVEGEALATLVVNKLRGTLACCAVKAPGFGDRRKAMLEDLATVTGGKAITEDLGIKLENLKLDDLGRAKKVVVDKDKATVIDGGGKTGAIEGRIKQIRAQIEETTSDYDREKLQERLAKLAGGVAIVKVGAATETEMKERKARVEDALNATRAAVEEGIVPGGGVALLRAAKGLDGLKLSGDEATGARIVLRALEEPIRQIVQNAGLEGSVVVEKVKGSKETAFGFNAETNEYVDMIKAGIIDPTKVERVALQNAASIASLLLTTEALITDAREEKAAAPSMPYGGGDF
- the groES gene encoding co-chaperone GroES encodes the protein MTPTRKTMLRPLHDRVLLKRVEEETVRRGIIIPDSAKEKPQEGKIVAVGKGKVAEDGKKTPLDVKAGDRVLFARYSGSEISLDGEEYLVMKEEDLLGVLSS
- a CDS encoding FkbM family methyltransferase, with amino-acid sequence MDQRTRHRVLQKVLWSRFGLSAVRAYLGFSRRWEYVVMNRSLLGECNGEHWLLSLLPPAPFIMDVGFNRGDFSREALRLRPQARIVGFEPAASMQRVFASGFADEPRVELLPFAVGNTRGEAEFHDSADGNSSLVDEAPAAAHTYRVQMVTLDDLACDRGWSGIDLLKIDAEGYDLHVLEGAERLLERQAIAIFSFEYNAPWIASRRFLKDACTYLEDKPYRLFRLFNGFLSPLQYSHRAERHDLGCIYIGVSTKRLDEGNIPIRAFPG